One Deltaproteobacteria bacterium genomic window, CTCCCCAGCGCTTCTGCTTTTCTCCCGACATTCTGGAAGTGAAGTGTGTTGTCGATCATAGCAGCGAGCTTATAGGAAAAGCTCTCGATCCGGTCAATTTCCTGCCTGGTCAATGCCCTCCTGCTCAGTTTGTTGTCTATGCCGAACACACCGATAACTCTTTCCTTTGCAACGAGCGGGAAAACCGCAAAGTCTCTGCTTCGAAGTGCCCTGATAGAGGAGTAAGGTTTCTCGATCTTGAACTCATCTGGAAGCCCGGTTTCACTTGAAAAGCAAAAGGTCTTCTTCTCGAGGTAGGCCCTTGCGAGGGCTCCTCCACCTTCGGATATGGGAACCATGATCTGCTCTTCCGGTTCGAAGACGTTCCCCACGGTAGCCCTGCACCGGAGGAACTCCTCCGCCTCATCGGGCATGAACAGAAGAATTCGGTCGAGAGCAAAACGTTCCTGTGCAACGCCGAGTGCCAGCGGAAGATGGGGTTCGATGTAACCCGAATACTGCATCGCAATGGATAGATCATAGAGCCTCAAAAGGCCCGCATTCTCCTTTTCAAGATTATTTTTTGCACCCTCTAGCTCCCTGTTTATCAGCAGCAGTCTCTCGTTCATTTCCTCCACCTCGGCGTAAAAAGGCCTGATAATGAGCTGGGTCGCAAACCAGGTGAAGCCAAGAATGAGAATGCCCACGACACCGGAGGTGGTGAAAATTACCTTTTTAACCCTCTTGAGTTCCGAATAAGCCTTTTCGATCGGTTGATCAACAGCCACCAGCAAGCCCTTGTCCTTGAGAACTCTGAATGCAATTATCTGTTCCTCATCGAAAAGGTTATTATAGGTCCCAAATCCCCCGTTTAGCTTTTCCATGAGGTCAAGAAGCGTCGCTTCGTGAACCATGTTCTTTTCACCCAGCTTGTGGATAGGCATGTCGACGCTCTCGAGCCCTACCACCTTATCCCCCATGAACGTCTTTTCCTCCACAAAATGTCTCAATCTGTGGTCCATATGGGCAATGAGAAATCCATCGGCGTCCATGACCCAGGCCGAACCGAAGCGGTCCACTTTTACGCTCGTGATGAGCCCTTCAATGTCTCTGCCCATAGCAGTTGTCAGGTCACTCAGGGCGCTGAATTTTGCCGCGAGTTGAGAAGCGGCAAACAGATTATCCTGTTTGATCGAATCCTCGGTCACTTTGAAAACGACGTACCCCCCTACAAATATGGTGAGGAGCGAAACAAGAAGGGATGAAGTTATGAGCCTCAAGCCCAGTTTTCTCATCTTCTTTTTCATTTAAGATTCCTCTTTGCTTTCCGTGCCGTGGCAGAAGTCACACCCGCCTTTCGGCAGGAGCTTCCCTACATCGCTAGCATGGGGATTGTGGCAGGAGAGGCACATGAGGTTCCCATCCTTGTCAAGCTTGACATCGAGTTCCCTTTTCGGTGGCCTGTCGTATGGATGGGTATGATTTCCGAATTCCCCCCTGTGGCAGTCGAGGCACAGATCGTTCCCCGGCAATTTTACGAAAAAGTTCTGTTGGTCAGATGAGTGAGGAAAGTGGCAGTTCGTGCAGAGGCCATCCTGAAACGGTTTGTGCACAGCAGGCCTGAACATTTCCGCTTTGAAGTCGGCGTGACACATTACGCACAGGTCACCCACGTATTTTCGCAGCTGGAACTTTTCGTTCGAACCGTGGGGATTATGACAGATGGCACAAATTCCCGCGGACATGGGGCCGTGCAGAAAATCTTTTACCAGTTCCTGCCTCTTATCCTCGTGGCAGTTGAAGCAGAGGTCCTGCCCGAAAGCGATGACCGCATACTTGTTCGGTTCGCTGTTGAAATCGTGGCAGGGCGAACATCCACCGACTGTTATCGGCCCGTGAACATATTTTTTCCCTTCGAGCTCTTTGTGACAGCCCAGGCAAAACTTGGTAGCCATGGCAAACCCGCCCTGTGCATTCGCCGGAGGATTCAGATCGTGGCACTCCGCGCAGGGCTTTTCATTCGATTCGGTGTGGAAATGATATTCGGGAAAGGGAGATTCTATCCCCAGGCCGATTTTCGGCTCTCTGAACAGGACTATGCCCTTATGGGCTTTTTTCCCCTCTTCCCCCATTACCTGGACTTCGATGTAGTTGCTCCCCAGGGAAAGGGGGGTGCGGATGTAAAACAGATTCCTCATGCTCCTGACAACCTGTTTTGCCCCCCCGTTGAGCATCAAGGAAACCTGGGCACCCTTATTAGGCACCCTCCCCACGATATATACGGAGTCCTGCAGAGTCTTGGAAAAGTTCTGGGGGAGGTACAACTCCAAAGGTCTCTCCTCGACGACTGTCTCTATTGCCCTCTCTCCAGTTATGAGCTTCGTGATGACCTCTTCCAGGTCACCGAAGTCTTTTTCCGTGGCGCCCGTGGATACGTACCGGACTGTTCCATCCTTATCAATGAGTGCATGCGCGGGAAGGCTCTGGACTCTGTACGGAGTAGATATCTTTAGTTTTTTATCTATCAGCATGGGGTAACTCAGGAAGCGCTGATACCCCTTATAGAACCGTTTTACCCTGGATATGCCGTAAATATCCAGGTTGACACCTATTACCTGGAGGTTTTCCGGGCCGATCTTCTTTAAAATATGCGCGACATCTCTCAGTGAGGTAACACAGGTCGAACAATAAATCGAGCCGAACTTCAAAAGAATTATCTTTTTCCCTATATAATCATCTATATTTACCGTCTCACCCTTCAGGTCGACCCCTTCAAAGGGGATGTATTTGCTTCCCGCCTCTATAATGGCGAAGGACGGAGAATCGGATGAAACCATTATTGCCAGGACAACAACGAGTCCCCAGATGAAAGAGATGAATCTGCTCATAGGTCTAGTTTTTCCATCACTTTCACGGACCGCTTTTCAAAACAGCCGTGATCTCTTTTTCGAGCTCTTTCTCGGTTATGCTTCCAACCCTCGAAAAGGCGATCTTTCCCGATCGGTCGACTATGTAAATGGTCGGTGTGCCTGCAACCCCATACGGGTCGGCAACTTTGAAGAACTCTTCCTCGTCGAGCTCATCTATCAATACCCGGAAAGAATAACCTTCCTGTTTCACGA contains:
- a CDS encoding diguanylate cyclase → MKKKMRKLGLRLITSSLLVSLLTIFVGGYVVFKVTEDSIKQDNLFAASQLAAKFSALSDLTTAMGRDIEGLITSVKVDRFGSAWVMDADGFLIAHMDHRLRHFVEEKTFMGDKVVGLESVDMPIHKLGEKNMVHEATLLDLMEKLNGGFGTYNNLFDEEQIIAFRVLKDKGLLVAVDQPIEKAYSELKRVKKVIFTTSGVVGILILGFTWFATQLIIRPFYAEVEEMNERLLLINRELEGAKNNLEKENAGLLRLYDLSIAMQYSGYIEPHLPLALGVAQERFALDRILLFMPDEAEEFLRCRATVGNVFEPEEQIMVPISEGGGALARAYLEKKTFCFSSETGLPDEFKIEKPYSSIRALRSRDFAVFPLVAKERVIGVFGIDNKLSRRALTRQEIDRIESFSYKLAAMIDNTLHFQNVGRKAEALGRTDRLTGLYNLEHFKVIAEEEFLRSARSGNPLAMALFHIANFKEYHESNGYQRGDYVLRKFAEHLKKLEEMKVVAGRCYGATMAALFKSHDYDQAKTLVDKFEXW
- a CDS encoding redoxin domain-containing protein; the encoded protein is MSRFISFIWGLVVVLAIMVSSDSPSFAIIEAGSKYIPFEGVDLKGETVNIDDYIGKKIILLKFGSIYCSTCVTSLRDVAHILKKIGPENLQVIGVNLDIYGISRVKRFYKGYQRFLSYPMLIDKKLKISTPYRVQSLPAHALIDKDGTVRYVSTGATEKDFGDLEEVITKLITGERAIETVVEERPLELYLPQNFSKTLQDSVYIVGRVPNKGAQVSLMLNGGAKQVVRSMRNLFYIRTPLSLGSNYIEVQVMGEEGKKAHKGIVLFREPKIGLGIESPFPEYHFHTESNEKPCAECHDLNPPANAQGGFAMATKFCLGCHKELEGKKYVHGPITVGGCSPCHDFNSEPNKYAVIAFGQDLCFNCHEDKRQELVKDFLHGPMSAGICAICHNPHGSNEKFQLRKYVGDLCVMCHADFKAEMFRPAVHKPFQDGLCTNCHFPHSSDQQNFFVKLPGNDLCLDCHRGEFGNHTHPYDRPPKRELDVKLDKDGNLMCLSCHNPHASDVGKLLPKGGCDFCHGTESKEES